From Novosphingobium decolorationis, one genomic window encodes:
- a CDS encoding (2Fe-2S)-binding protein, producing the protein MKLEINGEMRELDAEPEMPLLWALRDVLGMTGTKYGCGIAQCGACSVLVDGVVTRSCVTPVGSLEGSKVSTIEAMEQDAVGQKVVAAWVKHQVPQCGYCQSGQVMAAVSLLKENAAPSEEDVRASMQNLCRCGTYNAIHAALSDLAGQENA; encoded by the coding sequence ATGAAGCTTGAGATCAACGGCGAGATGCGCGAGCTCGACGCCGAGCCTGAAATGCCGCTGCTGTGGGCACTTCGCGACGTGCTGGGTATGACCGGCACCAAGTACGGCTGCGGCATTGCGCAGTGCGGCGCTTGTTCGGTGCTGGTCGATGGGGTGGTCACCCGTTCGTGCGTGACGCCGGTCGGCAGCCTCGAAGGCAGCAAAGTCTCCACCATCGAGGCGATGGAACAGGACGCGGTGGGCCAGAAGGTCGTCGCGGCCTGGGTCAAGCACCAGGTCCCCCAGTGCGGCTACTGCCAGTCGGGCCAGGTCATGGCGGCGGTCTCGCTGCTCAAGGAAAACGCAGCGCCCAGCGAAGAGGACGTGCGCGCCTCGATGCAGAACCTGTGCCGCTGTGGCACCTACAACGCCATTCACGCCGCGCTGAGCGACCTTGCCGGACAGGAGAACGCATGA
- a CDS encoding TauD/TfdA family dioxygenase yields the protein MATNPSASMEAIPPVTTAAAWRGDELVKSGEWIYLLSDAQVLELEQLGKRFLDENPDLRTVQASDYPLVACAQAVKEWGADVDYGRGFVLVRGLRTYLYSDAFSAAIYYILGLHMGDPIRQNEMGDLIDHVYATSDKTMDDPTALSAKVRDKLVYHSDSSDIVSLMCLRPAKEGGASCLVSGAQIYNEILKRRPDLAPLLLEPFHWDWRKQDHSAPADTYTSPIVSLVDGVFSMYAGSLYILTAQEYEGVPKLTPEQIEVLELFDTITYEEGMAIEMDFRPGDIQWLSNYAALHARTTFWDYPEPQRRRHLLRLWLSRDAGRPVVDGFGKNGVVQVRSAPRDGAPEHPEAHFDIYGMSVPRVIE from the coding sequence ATGGCCACCAATCCGTCCGCGTCGATGGAGGCAATTCCTCCGGTTACCACCGCGGCTGCCTGGCGCGGCGATGAACTGGTGAAGTCGGGGGAGTGGATCTACCTTCTCTCCGACGCGCAGGTCCTCGAGCTGGAGCAGCTGGGCAAGCGTTTCCTGGATGAGAACCCGGACCTGCGGACCGTGCAGGCCTCGGACTACCCGCTCGTCGCCTGTGCGCAGGCGGTGAAGGAATGGGGCGCGGACGTCGATTATGGGCGCGGCTTCGTGCTCGTGCGCGGACTTCGCACCTACCTCTATTCGGACGCGTTTTCCGCGGCGATCTATTACATCCTCGGCCTGCACATGGGCGATCCGATCCGCCAGAACGAGATGGGCGATCTCATCGACCATGTCTACGCGACCTCGGACAAGACCATGGACGATCCGACCGCCTTGTCGGCCAAGGTGCGCGACAAGCTGGTCTACCACTCGGACAGCTCCGACATCGTTTCGCTGATGTGCCTGCGCCCGGCCAAGGAAGGGGGCGCTTCGTGCCTCGTCTCGGGCGCGCAGATCTACAACGAGATCCTGAAGCGCCGTCCCGATCTGGCCCCGCTGCTGCTCGAGCCTTTCCACTGGGACTGGCGCAAGCAGGACCACAGCGCACCGGCCGATACCTACACCTCGCCCATCGTCAGCCTGGTTGACGGCGTGTTCTCGATGTACGCAGGCTCGCTCTACATCCTGACCGCGCAGGAGTACGAGGGCGTGCCCAAGCTGACGCCCGAGCAGATCGAGGTGCTCGAACTCTTCGACACGATCACCTACGAAGAGGGCATGGCGATCGAGATGGATTTCCGTCCCGGCGACATCCAGTGGCTCTCGAACTACGCCGCACTTCACGCGCGCACGACCTTCTGGGACTATCCCGAACCCCAGCGCCGCCGCCACCTGCTGCGCCTGTGGCTGAGCCGCGATGCCGGGCGTCCGGTCGTCGATGGGTTCGGCAAGAACGGCGTTGTCCAGGTCCGCTCGGCCCCGCGCGATGGCGCGCCCGAGCATCCCGAAGCCCACTTCGACATCTACGGCATGTCCGTTCCGCGCGTCATCGAATAA
- a CDS encoding cysteine hydrolase family protein codes for MHPFHLPDWAVARGQGLNRFDALEPGATALVVIDMQSAFVGEGEVFGKASSRATIPAINALCSALRTFGAPVIWTRQTVSDRAPLAMPSWQYDLTDPEVARAVEALRPGCASHALHPAMNFHEGDVLLDKYRYGAFSCPDGALARALARRGIEMVVLVGTLTNVCVDSTAREANMRGYKVLIAADACSAVTDAEQDAALLNLRLNFADVKSCAQVLEMTKGAAS; via the coding sequence ATGCACCCGTTCCACCTGCCCGACTGGGCCGTTGCGCGCGGACAGGGCCTCAACCGCTTCGATGCACTGGAACCGGGCGCGACCGCGCTTGTCGTGATCGACATGCAGAGCGCGTTCGTGGGCGAAGGCGAGGTTTTCGGGAAGGCGAGTTCGCGTGCCACGATCCCTGCGATCAACGCGCTGTGCTCCGCCTTGCGAACCTTCGGCGCGCCGGTGATCTGGACGCGCCAGACCGTCAGCGACCGCGCACCGCTCGCCATGCCCAGCTGGCAATACGACCTCACCGATCCCGAGGTCGCCCGTGCGGTCGAGGCATTGCGGCCCGGCTGCGCGTCCCACGCGCTGCATCCCGCGATGAACTTTCACGAGGGTGACGTCCTTCTCGACAAGTATCGCTACGGGGCCTTCTCATGCCCCGATGGCGCGCTTGCCCGGGCGCTGGCGCGGCGCGGGATCGAGATGGTGGTGCTGGTCGGCACGCTCACCAATGTCTGCGTGGATTCGACCGCGCGCGAAGCCAACATGCGCGGCTACAAGGTACTGATTGCAGCCGATGCCTGCTCGGCCGTCACCGATGCCGAGCAGGACGCCGCGCTCCTCAACCTGCGGCTCAACTTCGCCGACGTGAAGAGCTGCGCACAGGTCCTGGAAATGACGAAGGGCGCCGCTTCATGA
- a CDS encoding oxidoreductase yields MTNWLITGTGGGLGRELAKAALARGDTVVGLTRKREDAELTALAPGRMHIVQVNLADEASVEAAVARAQILTGGIDRLVNNAGYGLVGAIEEVSIEEARALFEINVFGALRMIRAVLPAMRAQKRGHIVNVTSVSGHAPWAGTGLYGASKYALECIGQTLAQEVAPMNIGVTNVAPGGMRTEFAGGSLTIAARDIAEYDEVAHFARRSLTENAGAEAGDPARAAQAILAALDAPEPPLHLLLGEDALHYASDQHARVAQDMQTWETLARSIAFAEV; encoded by the coding sequence ATGACGAACTGGCTTATCACGGGCACCGGCGGCGGACTTGGCCGCGAACTTGCAAAAGCCGCCCTCGCGCGCGGGGACACGGTCGTAGGCCTTACCCGCAAGCGGGAGGATGCAGAGCTGACCGCCCTCGCGCCCGGGCGCATGCACATCGTCCAGGTCAATCTTGCCGACGAAGCCTCGGTCGAAGCGGCCGTCGCGCGCGCGCAGATCCTCACTGGCGGCATCGACCGGCTGGTCAACAACGCAGGCTACGGCCTTGTCGGAGCGATCGAGGAAGTCTCCATCGAAGAGGCCCGCGCGCTCTTCGAAATCAACGTCTTCGGCGCCCTGCGCATGATCCGCGCCGTGCTGCCCGCGATGCGCGCGCAAAAGCGCGGCCACATCGTCAACGTGACCTCGGTCAGCGGCCATGCGCCCTGGGCCGGAACCGGCCTCTACGGGGCCAGCAAGTACGCTCTGGAATGCATCGGGCAGACGCTTGCCCAGGAAGTCGCGCCCATGAACATCGGCGTCACCAACGTCGCACCGGGCGGCATGCGCACCGAGTTTGCAGGCGGCAGCCTAACCATCGCCGCGCGCGACATTGCCGAGTACGACGAGGTCGCCCACTTCGCCCGCCGCTCGCTGACCGAAAACGCGGGCGCGGAGGCTGGCGATCCCGCACGCGCCGCGCAGGCCATCCTCGCAGCGCTCGACGCGCCCGAGCCGCCGCTGCACCTCCTGCTGGGCGAGGATGCACTCCATTACGCCAGCGACCAGCACGCGCGCGTTGCGCAGGACATGCAGACCTGGGAAACGCTCGCGCGCTCCATCGCCTTCGCCGAGGTCTGA
- a CDS encoding xanthine dehydrogenase family protein molybdopterin-binding subunit: MMARIFLDGPANGSGDERFAAPAQPVNLSRRRFLLGSAGVATGALVLGFGIPVGPARAQGPAAPAPKALDVPAFLEIRPDNTVRFLSPFMEGGQGAFTAMAQIVGEELDMDPAVFEVEAAPAGKVFQVMFGGTMRITGGSMSVRTSYDTMRRLGASARAMLISAAAKRLGVGADTLTTEPGKVIHTASGRSLSYGELAEGALDMGVPEAGRISLKDPKNFRWIGKPVARIDMHAKSTGQAMYAIDSQVENMLQAAVQHAPRLGLQPGAIRNEAAVKAMPGVHSVHTLDGAVAVVAPYWWHARQAADALDVDWQDPGESADVRYMPADFATDAFTQHLSSQTGRGEEAESAGDSAAAFASAAKVVEGEFTSQYLHHAQLEPPSTLARFNADGSLDLWMPNQGPEIFQAAIAAKTGLAPEKINIHSPLLGGFFGRHFQYTWGNPYPHAIALAKATGRPVKVIWSREEEFLRDPMRPMAVVKFKGALDADGWPVGLDVVSVCEGPGEGIANKRGEKLDESALEGITAKSYAIPNRRIAQLFVKNPTTLAYWRSVGNSMNDFFYESFLDEMADAGGKDPYALRLKLLEGNKRLTTLLKAAVELSGGWKRGPFTAADGTRRARGIAMASPFGSEAAAVAEVSIQDGQVVVHDVWEAIDPGSIVNPAIVEAQVNSAVALGLSQVLVEGAEYEAGMPVARNFDAYQILRPEQMARVHVKIVESGAEMGGIGEPPLPAIPPAVANAVSVLTGKRVRVMPLSKESFEA, translated from the coding sequence ATGATGGCCCGCATCTTTCTCGATGGTCCCGCAAACGGCAGCGGGGATGAGCGTTTTGCCGCGCCCGCGCAGCCTGTAAACCTTTCACGCCGCCGCTTCCTTCTGGGTAGCGCGGGCGTCGCCACGGGTGCGCTGGTCCTGGGCTTCGGTATTCCGGTCGGACCGGCCCGTGCGCAGGGCCCGGCCGCGCCCGCGCCCAAGGCGCTCGACGTGCCCGCGTTCCTGGAAATCCGCCCGGACAACACCGTGCGCTTCCTCAGCCCCTTCATGGAAGGCGGGCAAGGGGCCTTCACCGCGATGGCGCAGATCGTGGGCGAGGAACTCGACATGGACCCGGCCGTCTTCGAGGTGGAAGCTGCCCCCGCGGGCAAGGTCTTCCAGGTCATGTTCGGCGGCACGATGCGCATCACCGGCGGCTCGATGTCGGTGCGCACCAGTTATGACACGATGCGGCGCCTGGGCGCCTCGGCCCGCGCGATGTTGATCAGCGCGGCGGCAAAGCGCCTGGGCGTCGGCGCCGACACGCTCACGACCGAGCCGGGCAAGGTAATCCACACCGCCTCGGGCCGCTCGCTCAGCTATGGCGAACTGGCCGAGGGCGCTCTCGACATGGGTGTGCCCGAAGCGGGCCGGATATCGCTGAAGGATCCCAAGAACTTCCGTTGGATCGGCAAGCCTGTCGCGCGCATCGACATGCACGCCAAGTCGACCGGCCAGGCAATGTACGCCATCGACAGCCAGGTCGAGAACATGCTCCAAGCCGCTGTGCAGCACGCGCCGCGCCTGGGCCTCCAGCCCGGAGCCATCCGCAACGAAGCGGCGGTGAAGGCGATGCCGGGCGTTCACTCGGTGCACACGCTCGATGGCGCGGTGGCCGTGGTCGCCCCGTACTGGTGGCACGCACGTCAGGCGGCCGACGCGCTCGATGTCGACTGGCAGGATCCGGGCGAGAGCGCGGACGTGCGCTACATGCCCGCTGACTTCGCGACCGATGCTTTCACACAGCACCTCTCCAGCCAGACCGGGCGCGGCGAGGAAGCCGAGAGCGCTGGCGACAGCGCAGCCGCCTTCGCCTCGGCGGCCAAGGTCGTCGAAGGCGAGTTTACCAGCCAGTACCTCCACCACGCCCAGCTGGAGCCGCCCTCGACGCTGGCGCGCTTCAACGCGGATGGCAGCCTGGACCTGTGGATGCCCAACCAGGGGCCCGAGATCTTCCAGGCGGCGATTGCGGCCAAGACGGGCCTCGCGCCCGAGAAGATCAACATTCACAGCCCCTTGCTGGGCGGTTTCTTCGGCCGCCACTTCCAGTACACCTGGGGCAACCCCTATCCGCACGCCATCGCGCTCGCCAAGGCGACGGGGCGTCCGGTCAAGGTAATCTGGAGCCGCGAGGAGGAATTCCTGCGCGATCCGATGCGCCCGATGGCCGTCGTCAAGTTCAAGGGCGCGCTCGATGCCGATGGCTGGCCGGTCGGTCTGGACGTTGTCAGCGTGTGCGAGGGACCGGGTGAGGGCATCGCCAACAAGCGCGGTGAAAAGCTCGACGAATCCGCGCTGGAGGGCATCACCGCCAAGTCCTACGCGATCCCCAACCGGCGCATCGCGCAGCTTTTCGTCAAGAACCCGACTACGCTTGCCTACTGGCGCTCGGTCGGCAACTCGATGAACGACTTCTTCTACGAGAGCTTCCTCGACGAGATGGCCGATGCAGGCGGCAAGGACCCCTATGCGCTTCGCCTGAAACTGCTGGAAGGCAACAAGCGCCTGACCACGCTTCTCAAGGCGGCGGTCGAGCTTTCGGGCGGCTGGAAGCGCGGGCCCTTCACAGCAGCCGATGGCACGCGCCGTGCACGCGGCATCGCGATGGCCTCGCCCTTCGGATCGGAAGCGGCGGCGGTTGCCGAAGTTTCGATCCAGGACGGGCAGGTCGTGGTCCATGACGTGTGGGAAGCCATCGATCCGGGCAGCATCGTCAACCCGGCCATCGTCGAGGCGCAGGTCAATTCGGCCGTGGCGCTGGGTCTGTCGCAGGTTCTTGTCGAAGGGGCCGAGTACGAGGCCGGGATGCCGGTTGCGCGCAACTTCGATGCCTACCAGATCCTGCGCCCTGAACAGATGGCTAGGGTCCACGTCAAGATCGTGGAAAGTGGCGCGGAGATGGGCGGTATCGGTGAGCCGCCGCTGCCCGCGATCCCGCCCGCCGTCGCCAATGCGGTTTCGGTGCTGACTGGCAAGCGCGTGCGCGTGATGCCGCTCTCGAAGGAAAGCTTCGAAGCCTGA